A portion of the Edaphobacter lichenicola genome contains these proteins:
- a CDS encoding AtpZ/AtpI family protein, with translation MADDGAGNNGNASGGGGKGALGDLVKAESMIQLALALPAGCVIGWLGGSWLDHHFHQSWIAIVGILLGAAAGFVQIFRTASRYIKRG, from the coding sequence ATGGCGGACGATGGAGCAGGGAACAACGGTAATGCCTCTGGTGGAGGGGGAAAGGGTGCGCTCGGCGACCTGGTGAAGGCCGAGTCGATGATTCAGTTGGCGCTTGCGCTGCCGGCTGGGTGCGTGATTGGCTGGTTGGGGGGGAGTTGGCTGGACCATCACTTTCATCAGAGCTGGATCGCGATTGTGGGGATCTTATTGGGCGCGGCCGCCGGGTTCGTGCAGATATTCCGGACGGCTTCGCGATACATAAAGCGTGGCTGA
- a CDS encoding ATP synthase subunit I, producing MRTLENFSDADFKRTILSALRLLVIISAVAAPLVWWKLGWQSAVLLLVGALISGSGLFEWLRLMTAVMVRMDGGGKAKPMGLLLFGFFLRLGLTVVLLYVSLKILNGSVYALAAGLALGVFALTIEGLRLMKAWTV from the coding sequence GTGAGAACGTTAGAGAACTTCAGCGACGCGGACTTTAAGCGAACGATTTTGAGCGCGCTGCGGCTGTTGGTGATAATTTCTGCGGTGGCAGCTCCCCTGGTGTGGTGGAAGTTGGGATGGCAATCAGCCGTTTTGCTGCTGGTGGGCGCGCTGATCTCGGGGTCGGGGTTGTTCGAGTGGCTGCGCCTAATGACGGCCGTTATGGTGCGAATGGATGGCGGTGGAAAGGCGAAGCCGATGGGGCTGCTTCTGTTCGGTTTCTTCCTCCGTCTGGGGCTGACCGTCGTGCTGCTTTATGTTAGCCTTAAGATTCTGAATGGTTCGGTCTACGCGCTTGCCGCTGGCCTCGCTCTGGGTGTGTTCGCGCTCACGATTGAAGGTTTGAGGCTGATGAAGGCGTGGACAGTCTAG
- the atpB gene encoding F0F1 ATP synthase subunit A, with translation MPTQLLLTRILNQYFAAPVTAFLSALHVHPTYPQAPITNAFAMELLVFLVLVAYFALVRVSLSVEKPGGVQHLAEMTHEFVSDQGEQIIGYGYERFVSYLTALFLFILLSNLLGLIPGLESPTANVVVPLGFAIVTFLYYHYHGVRENGFAYIKQFLGPVWWLYPLLLPIEIISHFARVLSLTVRLYANMFAGDLLTIAFFSLIPIGIPLVFLGLHLGVAVIQAYVFMLLAAIYLSLAVAHDH, from the coding sequence ATGCCAACACAGTTATTACTTACCAGAATTCTGAATCAGTACTTTGCCGCGCCCGTAACGGCGTTTCTGAGTGCTTTGCATGTGCACCCAACCTATCCCCAGGCTCCGATCACGAACGCATTTGCGATGGAGCTGCTGGTGTTTCTGGTGTTGGTTGCGTACTTCGCCCTCGTGCGGGTGTCACTGAGCGTAGAAAAGCCGGGTGGTGTGCAGCACCTGGCCGAGATGACTCACGAGTTTGTCTCGGATCAGGGCGAGCAGATTATCGGCTATGGCTACGAGCGATTTGTAAGCTACCTGACGGCACTGTTTCTGTTCATCCTGCTGAGCAACCTGCTCGGCTTAATCCCGGGTCTTGAGTCGCCAACCGCGAACGTTGTTGTGCCGCTGGGTTTTGCGATCGTGACCTTCCTTTACTACCACTATCATGGCGTCCGGGAGAATGGCTTCGCGTACATTAAGCAGTTTCTTGGGCCGGTTTGGTGGCTGTACCCGCTTCTGCTTCCGATCGAGATCATCTCGCACTTTGCGCGCGTCTTGTCGCTGACGGTTCGGTTGTACGCGAATATGTTTGCCGGCGATCTGTTGACTATCGCATTCTTTTCGCTGATTCCGATTGGAATTCCTCTGGTGTTTCTGGGGCTGCATCTTGGTGTGGCCGTGATCCAGGCTTACGTGTTCATGTTGCTGGCGGCGATTTATCTGTCACTCGCAGTGGCGCACGATCACTAG